CATTGCATTGGTTTGATTCTCATCTATCTGGTGAAATCTCAAATAAAATTTCGGATTTTCAAAGTAATATACTTACTTTAATCACTCACTGCTTTAATGCATTACACAGTATGGGTGTTATTATTATGGGCATATTATTTTTGTTTAAGGTCAGTGCGTTACCAGCTATAACAATTCTCGTCTTTGTGATGATTTATACACCGGTAATAACGCTACTATTAAAAAAGCAAATGTGCTTACAAGAACAATATGTCTCTGCTAGACAGGAAACCTTGGGAATCATCAATGATTCAATCACTAACATCTTTGGTATAAAAATTATTGGCAACATCAAGAGTGAGTTTAAACTCAAACTGACTCCTGCATTGCTAAATTGGAGTGATTGGGAGAAAAAGACTCGTAAGTTTGATGCTTACTTTGTTGATAATGCTGATACTATTATGGTGCTCATCCAAAGTGCAACGCAAATTTATTTACTCAGCTATCTCTATAAAACTGACCAGATTACTGCCGGTGTCTTTGCTTTTGCGGCAATGATCATGCTTAAAGTACATCACACACTTGATGAATTTTTAGAAAATTTATTATTCAACATTAATCCAGGAATTGCTTCAATCAAAGCATCCTTCGACTTTATTAATACTAAATATGATACTCCAGATTCCCCAAACGCCAAACTCCTAACTAATGTATGTGGTGATATTAAATTTAACAATGTTAGTTTTGCTTATAGTGGCAGTAAAACTGACGTATTACATAATTTTAATTTACATGTAGAAGCTGGTCAAAGAATTGGCATTGTTGGAACTTCTGGTGCTGGCAAAACTACTTTAATCAAATGTTTGTTGAGATATTTTGATGTAAGTAGTGGTGAGATTATGATTGATGAGCAAAATATAATCTCTGTAACTCAGGAATCTTTACGAGCAAATATATCGGTTATCCCACAAGATATTACCATGTTTCACCGCTCTATTTTAGAAAATCTACAACTTGCAAAATATGATGCCAGCTTTGATGAAATTGTCAGTGCCTGTAAAAAAGCCAGAGTGCACCAAGATATTATGCATATGGCGCATGACTATCATTCAATCGTCGGTGAACGCGGCGTCAAGGTCAGTGGCGGCCAGCGGCAACGTATTGCGATAGCTAGAGCAATTCTCAAAAATGCTCCAATTCTGATTTTAGATGAAGCTACTTCTGCACTCGATACGCCTACAGAAAAATTAATTCAGGAATCACTAAATGAAATGCTTGAAACCAGCAATGCTACTACCATTGTCATCGCTCACCGTTTATCAACTCTATTGCATATGGATCGAATCTTGGTCTTTGAACAAGGTAAGATTATTGAGATGGGTACTCATCAGGAATTGCTGGCAAGTGCCGGTCTCTACAAGACCCTCTGGGATGCCCAAGTTGGTGGCTTCTTGCCTGAGAAAAAAGAAGAAAAACTGCAATAGCATTTATATTTTTAGGTTTATATATTTTTTTAGATGTTTAGTCTCAATATCTGATGACCTGGTTTTAAACAAATTTGGCTTTGTGAAGAAATGGTAATAGTAAAAAAAGATATTGTAATATATCAATTTTTTATATATATTAGTATAGAAGCTGACTTATGTAGCTAGATGACCAACGCTACTATAGTTAGTATGATCTCAAACAATAATGATACTTACTCCTAATGCAAAGTTTTTTGTATTTAACATTTCTTAATCCTTCTATTATTATTGGCGGCTAGCCGCCATCATCTTTTTTTCTATTTATTTACCCCCATCTATATATTACAACTCTTAAGAAATTTAAGGATAATTTTATGTTTTACAATAAACAACAAGGTGTCTTGCCTTTTGTAATGTGGTTATTTCCACTAAGTTTTTTACCTATCAATTTATATTGCGCCTATGGCCAGGGTTAATGATGCAGCAGATTATGCAGCAATTTATGATTGATGCTACAGAATTTGGTCTGCTCGCTTCTTGTTATTATTACGGCTATGCTGCTATGCAAATTCCAGTAGCGATGGCTTTGGATCGTTATTCACCAAGATATGTAGTGTTTTTAAGCGCATTAGTCTGCGGTATTGCTGCTGCTACACTGAGTTATACAGAAAACTGGTATATTGCTCTTATTAGTCGTTGTTGTATCGGAGCTGGTTCTGCTGTTGGATTTTTAGGAACTTCAAAAGTAGTATCACAATGGTTTGGCTCAGAACAATATGCACGAATGATTGGCTTTAGTTTTACTATTGGTTTAATGGGGGCAATATATGGTGGTAAGCCGGTGAGCATAATGGTTACGTCTCTAGGTTGGTATAA
The genomic region above belongs to Candidatus Trichorickettsia mobilis and contains:
- a CDS encoding ABC transporter ATP-binding protein, encoding MIAIIGSMFNVVVDYQIKEIIDTIALNQNANVEALLLLFVFYKFMHHGLFFIRRLLDMKFKPILLSETVTDMYTNTFGHSLHWFDSHLSGEISNKISDFQSNILTLITHCFNALHSMGVIIMGILFLFKVSALPAITILVFVMIYTPVITLLLKKQMCLQEQYVSARQETLGIINDSITNIFGIKIIGNIKSEFKLKLTPALLNWSDWEKKTRKFDAYFVDNADTIMVLIQSATQIYLLSYLYKTDQITAGVFAFAAMIMLKVHHTLDEFLENLLFNINPGIASIKASFDFINTKYDTPDSPNAKLLTNVCGDIKFNNVSFAYSGSKTDVLHNFNLHVEAGQRIGIVGTSGAGKTTLIKCLLRYFDVSSGEIMIDEQNIISVTQESLRANISVIPQDITMFHRSILENLQLAKYDASFDEIVSACKKARVHQDIMHMAHDYHSIVGERGVKVSGGQRQRIAIARAILKNAPILILDEATSALDTPTEKLIQESLNEMLETSNATTIVIAHRLSTLLHMDRILVFEQGKIIEMGTHQELLASAGLYKTLWDAQVGGFLPEKKEEKLQ